In Ctenopharyngodon idella isolate HZGC_01 chromosome 2, HZGC01, whole genome shotgun sequence, the following are encoded in one genomic region:
- the prkab2 gene encoding 5'-AMP-activated protein kinase subunit beta-2 has protein sequence MGNTSDRVSADRHGAKTQRSDSGGHKDLEPGKMMDSTDDPNIFNTHGPESKAPGEKDFAPDLDDMVKTSPQARPTVIRWAGGGKEVYITGSFNNWSSKIPLNKSHNDFVAILELPEGEHQYKFFVDGQWLHDPSEPVVTSQMGTINNLIHVKKSDFEVFDALQVDSLECSDTSDLSSSPPGPYGQEVYMFKPEERFKAPPILPPHLLQVILNKDTNISCDPALLPEPNHVMLNHLYALSIKDGVMVLSATHRYKKKYVTSLLYKPI, from the exons ATGGGAAACACCAGTGATCGTGTGTCTGCTGATCGGCATGGAGCAAAGACGCAGCGGTCAGACAGCGGAGGCCATAAAGACCTCGAGCCCGGCAAAATGATGGACAGCACGGACGACcctaacattttcaacacacatgGGCCAGAATCTAAA GCACCAGGTGAGAAGGACTTCGCCCCAGATTTAGATGACATGGTAAAGACGAGTCCTCAGGCTCGACCCACCGTAATCCGCTGGGCTGGAGGAGGGAAAGAGGTTTATATCACAGGCTCCTTCAACAACTGGAGCAGCAAGATCCCGCTGAATAAAAG ccATAATGATTTTGTAGCAATCTTGGAGCTGCCTGAGGGTGAACATCAGTACAAGTTCTTTGTTGATGGCCAGTGGCTTCATGACCCATCTGAG ccGGTTGTCACCAGTCAGATGGGCACTATTAACAACCTGATCCATGTGAAGAAATCAGATTTTGAGGTGTTTGACGCACTGCAGGTGGACTCTCTCGAGTGCTCCGATACGTCAG atCTGTCCAGCTCTCCACCTGGGCCGTACGGACAGGAAGTGTATATGTTCAAACCCGAGGAACGCTTCAAAGCTCCTCCCATCCTGCCGCCGCACCTGCTACAAGTCATACTCAACAAAGACACCAACATATCA TGTGATCCTGCCTTGCTGCCAGAACCTAACCATGTGATGCTGAATCATCTGTATGCGCTCTCAATAAAG GATGGCGTGATGGTTCTCAGTGCAACTCACCGTTATAAGAAGAAATATGTGACGTCTCTTCTGTACAAGCCTATTTAA